A portion of the Bacteroides faecium genome contains these proteins:
- a CDS encoding DUF3575 domain-containing protein, protein MKKYLCLIGVWGMLLCNVVSSYAQKVAVKSNLLYDATTTMNLGLEIGLGKKWSLDLSGNYNPWKFDDETRLRHWGVQPELRYWLCEKFNSHFLGLHGHYAKYNVGGMSFLSDNMERHRYQGHLWGGGISYGYQWLLGNRWSMEAVLGVGYARMDHSKYPCATCGTVQKSEKKNYFGPTKAAISIIYIIK, encoded by the coding sequence ATGAAGAAATATCTATGTTTAATCGGGGTTTGGGGGATGTTACTTTGTAATGTGGTCAGTTCTTATGCCCAAAAGGTTGCAGTAAAGAGTAATTTGCTTTATGACGCTACTACTACAATGAACTTAGGCTTGGAAATAGGTTTGGGCAAGAAATGGTCTCTCGATTTATCCGGAAATTATAACCCCTGGAAGTTTGATGATGAAACGCGTTTGCGCCACTGGGGCGTACAGCCGGAACTTCGCTACTGGCTATGTGAGAAATTTAACAGCCATTTTCTGGGTCTGCACGGACATTACGCCAAATATAATGTGGGTGGAATGTCATTTTTGAGTGATAACATGGAACGTCACCGCTATCAGGGACATTTGTGGGGCGGTGGAATATCCTACGGCTATCAGTGGTTGCTCGGCAACCGCTGGAGTATGGAGGCTGTACTTGGAGTCGGATATGCGCGAATGGATCATTCCAAATATCCCTGTGCCACTTGTGGAACTGTTCAGAAAAGTGAAAAGAAAAACTACTTCGGCCCGACAAAGGCTGCAATTAGTATCATATACATTATAAAATAG
- a CDS encoding helix-turn-helix transcriptional regulator, whose amino-acid sequence METKLIKSELLYIEEHLSCQNYMTTIETGFKLLEFTGNTEFEEDNATKNYLLFFLKGDFTISCNQFHNRIFHAGDMILIPRSSRLKGIAETGSSLLSMFFDMPEGNCDKLILQSLSDICDNIKYNFSPIKIHYPLTPFLEVLTYCIKNGMSCAHLHDLMQREFFFLLRGFYEKQEIAALFHPIIGKEMDFKDFVMHNYRKVDNIEQLISLSNMGRSCFFSKFNEVFGMTAKQWILKQRNQRILEKMTEPGVCIKDVIEELGFDSQGNFNRYCKQHFGCTPKQLIERCQAANRTS is encoded by the coding sequence ATGGAAACAAAACTTATAAAAAGCGAACTACTGTACATCGAAGAACACCTGTCATGCCAAAACTACATGACAACGATTGAAACCGGGTTTAAACTCCTTGAATTTACCGGGAACACAGAATTTGAGGAAGACAATGCAACCAAAAACTATCTCCTGTTCTTTCTGAAAGGTGATTTCACCATAAGCTGTAACCAGTTCCACAACAGAATATTTCATGCCGGAGACATGATACTAATCCCCCGTTCTTCCCGGCTGAAAGGAATTGCGGAAACCGGTTCAAGCCTACTCTCCATGTTTTTCGACATGCCTGAAGGAAACTGTGACAAACTCATATTGCAGTCTTTATCAGATATATGCGACAACATTAAGTACAACTTTTCACCAATTAAAATACACTATCCGTTGACACCATTCCTCGAAGTGTTAACCTACTGCATCAAGAATGGAATGAGTTGCGCACACCTGCATGACTTGATGCAACGGGAGTTCTTCTTTCTTTTACGTGGTTTTTATGAAAAACAGGAGATTGCAGCATTATTCCACCCTATTATCGGAAAAGAAATGGACTTCAAGGATTTTGTCATGCACAACTATAGAAAAGTGGATAATATAGAACAGCTCATCTCACTGTCAAATATGGGAAGAAGCTGCTTCTTTAGCAAATTCAATGAAGTGTTCGGCATGACAGCCAAACAGTGGATACTGAAACAAAGGAACCAAAGGATACTGGAAAAAATGACAGAACCAGGAGTATGCATAAAAGATGTCATCGAAGAATTGGGATTTGATTCACAAGGCAACTTCAACCGTTACTGCAAACAACATTTCGGATGTACTCCCAAACAGCTGATAGAGCGGTGCCAGGCTGCAAACCGGACAAGCTAG
- a CDS encoding Mfa1 family fimbria major subunit (Members of this family are fimbrial shaft proteins (major subunit proteins), found in the Bacteriodetes. The family is named for Mfa1 from Porphyromonas gingivalis, and is related to but distinct from the family of FimA from the species.), protein MKLDKSFLTLFVGLAMAACSNDEEMVTGGQNQLPVDGREAYMSVSVSMPKSTGTRAPGEDHGSTEEQKVNELLLALFDASDVCLETKALAATDYILNAGGALVTGYDGKAFKVPSATAKVLAVVNPSNKFKTACVASASWSAINSAVEQTLEEVIGATKDNFMMINAGDNANSANGALVAVDVKVVDGTNFVDAIAAKAAAETDRSLIHVDRVVAKVSLGTNPAGVTVPTGVTCTFGDWALNVTNKSMFPYSEIVMPVGGSVNADYRKDPNYELAGFNTSQFNYLKVADDGTLPTDFSAMTDSKYCLENTMAADAQTQAQTTAAVVSAVYTPSSFTVGDSWFRLLGVTYKTLVELQTVYNAAKTAATADALQTQIITLCDQFYARMKAAATKQGKTVGADFAAITIAELDAIANGGEYSKPAASEIVGVEYFQNGVCYYNILIRHDDAITATMELGKYGVVRNNWYTLTINSVKQPGTPWIPDKTDPTDPEKPGGNDDDAEAYLSVNIVVDPWTTWSQGVDL, encoded by the coding sequence ATGAAATTGGACAAATCTTTTTTAACGCTGTTTGTCGGACTGGCAATGGCAGCGTGTAGTAACGATGAAGAGATGGTAACCGGCGGACAAAACCAGTTGCCGGTAGACGGCAGGGAAGCTTATATGTCCGTGTCTGTGTCAATGCCCAAAAGTACGGGAACGCGTGCTCCGGGAGAAGATCACGGAAGTACAGAAGAACAGAAAGTAAATGAATTGCTTCTTGCGTTGTTTGACGCATCGGACGTTTGTTTGGAAACAAAGGCATTGGCTGCAACCGACTATATCCTGAATGCAGGTGGTGCTCTTGTGACTGGATATGACGGAAAAGCATTCAAAGTTCCTTCCGCTACCGCTAAAGTGCTGGCAGTAGTCAATCCGAGCAACAAATTCAAGACAGCCTGTGTGGCTTCCGCTTCCTGGTCTGCTATCAACAGTGCTGTGGAGCAGACACTTGAGGAAGTGATTGGAGCAACAAAGGACAACTTTATGATGATTAATGCCGGTGACAATGCCAACTCTGCTAATGGAGCATTGGTAGCAGTCGATGTAAAGGTGGTTGATGGAACGAATTTTGTCGATGCTATTGCTGCGAAGGCCGCTGCTGAGACTGACCGTTCCCTGATTCACGTAGACCGTGTCGTTGCCAAGGTTTCTTTAGGAACAAATCCGGCTGGTGTCACAGTTCCTACAGGGGTAACCTGTACATTCGGTGACTGGGCATTGAATGTAACTAACAAGAGCATGTTCCCGTATTCTGAAATCGTAATGCCTGTCGGAGGTTCTGTCAATGCGGATTACAGAAAAGACCCGAACTATGAATTGGCAGGATTCAATACGTCGCAGTTCAATTATCTGAAAGTAGCTGATGACGGTACTTTGCCGACTGATTTTTCAGCTATGACGGACAGCAAATATTGTCTTGAGAATACAATGGCTGCTGACGCACAAACCCAGGCACAAACTACGGCTGCCGTAGTAAGTGCGGTCTATACTCCTAGCTCATTTACAGTAGGCGATAGCTGGTTCCGCCTTTTGGGTGTCACTTATAAGACATTGGTTGAACTGCAGACAGTGTATAATGCTGCAAAAACAGCAGCTACGGCGGATGCATTGCAAACACAGATAATCACTCTTTGTGACCAGTTCTATGCACGTATGAAGGCTGCCGCTACTAAACAAGGCAAGACTGTCGGCGCTGATTTTGCCGCTATTACTATCGCCGAACTAGACGCTATTGCGAACGGTGGCGAATACTCCAAGCCCGCTGCCAGTGAAATCGTAGGTGTAGAATACTTCCAGAATGGTGTCTGCTACTATAACATCCTGATTCGTCATGACGACGCAATCACCGCCACAATGGAACTTGGCAAATATGGTGTCGTACGCAACAACTGGTACACATTGACTATCAACAGCGTGAAACAACCGGGTACTCCTTGGATTCCTGACAAGACAGATCCTACCGATCCTGAAAAACCGGGTGGGAATGATGATGACGCTGAAGCATATCTCTCTGTAAATATTGTGGTAGATCCATGGACTACCTGGAGCCAGGGAGTGGATTTGTAA
- a CDS encoding DUF3868 domain-containing protein yields MMKRICIYMALGLLGAVSAYAQEVNIGHTVARKISDDKVEVSFSMDCSTLRLPSRQQMIVTPLIISRSESDTLVLPSVCIAGRNRYRMNKRKESLYGKESVAGERGKMTRFDRKRDMQLEYNETVPAQEWMSGARVEIFCELQGCAGCGEMLGKAPVAELPLFKEVIERPNLEIMVAQAEEKRRSFTRSAYLNFKVNQSALLADYMNNPAELAKIYSSIDSIRGDDNYRIARIKIVGYSSPEGSYDANTRLSEQRAKALEQNLKHAYKLDDNMIECISVPENWEGLAVWLREYRPSYMQKVLDIIAQTPEPDARDAKIKAIDGGKIYNALLREVYPKLRLVEYTVSYTVVPFSVEQGREIIKTRPDKMNHNEMYQVAVSYGKGSDEYNKIIRLIADRFLGDRIANNNAAIVSWETGDYDAMRMYLKRLEDMKAE; encoded by the coding sequence ATGATGAAAAGAATCTGTATATACATGGCTTTGGGGCTGTTAGGCGCAGTATCCGCCTATGCCCAGGAGGTAAATATCGGACATACTGTTGCCCGGAAAATAAGTGATGACAAAGTGGAAGTTTCATTTAGTATGGATTGTAGCACACTGCGGCTTCCTTCACGCCAGCAAATGATAGTTACTCCATTAATAATCAGCCGGTCGGAAAGTGATACGCTTGTCCTGCCCTCTGTTTGCATTGCAGGCAGGAACCGCTATCGTATGAACAAGCGGAAAGAAAGTTTGTATGGTAAGGAGTCGGTTGCGGGAGAGAGAGGAAAAATGACCCGTTTTGACAGGAAACGCGATATGCAGCTTGAATATAACGAAACAGTCCCGGCGCAGGAGTGGATGTCCGGTGCGCGTGTTGAGATATTTTGTGAATTGCAGGGATGTGCAGGGTGTGGAGAAATGTTGGGTAAAGCTCCTGTTGCCGAACTACCTTTATTTAAAGAGGTGATAGAACGCCCGAATTTAGAGATAATGGTGGCACAGGCAGAGGAAAAACGCCGTTCTTTCACCCGCAGTGCTTATCTGAATTTTAAAGTGAACCAGTCGGCATTGCTTGCCGATTATATGAATAATCCTGCCGAGCTGGCTAAAATCTATTCGTCCATTGATTCTATCCGTGGCGACGATAATTATCGTATTGCCCGGATTAAGATAGTGGGTTATTCGTCGCCGGAAGGTAGTTATGATGCTAACACACGCCTTTCCGAACAACGTGCGAAAGCGTTGGAACAAAACTTGAAACATGCCTATAAGCTGGACGATAACATGATAGAGTGCATTTCGGTGCCGGAGAACTGGGAGGGACTGGCTGTATGGTTACGTGAATACCGCCCTTCCTATATGCAGAAAGTGCTTGATATTATCGCGCAGACTCCCGAACCGGACGCACGTGACGCAAAGATAAAAGCGATTGACGGCGGAAAAATCTATAATGCCTTATTAAGGGAGGTATATCCGAAGCTGCGCCTGGTGGAATATACAGTCAGCTATACGGTGGTTCCATTCTCTGTGGAGCAGGGACGGGAAATCATCAAGACACGTCCCGATAAGATGAACCATAACGAAATGTATCAGGTCGCAGTAAGCTATGGCAAAGGTTCGGACGAATACAACAAGATTATCCGGCTGATTGCCGACCGCTTTCTGGGTGACAGGATAGCCAACAACAATGCAGCGATTGTATCCTGGGAAACAGGGGATTATGATGCGATGCGAATGTACTTGAAACGTTTGGAAGACATGAAAGCTGAATGA
- a CDS encoding site-specific integrase has translation MITSVKLMLNKSRILNNGSYPLVFQVIHNRRKKLLYTGYRVKEEVFDESEGKIINGTGSSFTAKEVVKMNRELRKMCNQIDTRIRQLERTREEFTVEDVLAQNVLGSGKPQFYLLQYINTQIERKQELKKVGMAAAYKSTRSSLAKFISRPDVRMSEVDLAFVRRYEDFLYSNGASGNTISYYLRNLRSLYNQAIVDGYHPRGEYPFAKAQTRPAKTVKRALSRKDMQILADLDLTNEPQLEFACDLYLFSFYAQGMAFVDIVLLKKADICNGVLTYYRHKSKQLIRIVVSPQMKVLIDKYGTENEYLFPIISGEYASGYKQYRLALGRINRYLKRIAVVADIKVPLTTYTARHTWATLARDYGAPVSVISAGLGHTSEEMTRVYLKDFDVSMLNQVNSMVTNLS, from the coding sequence ATGATAACATCAGTGAAACTTATGCTGAACAAGAGCAGGATATTGAATAATGGCAGTTACCCTTTAGTATTTCAGGTAATCCACAATCGAAGAAAAAAGTTGCTGTATACAGGTTACCGGGTGAAAGAAGAAGTGTTTGACGAGTCGGAAGGGAAGATTATTAATGGTACGGGTTCTTCTTTTACAGCTAAAGAAGTCGTGAAGATGAATCGTGAGTTGCGGAAGATGTGTAATCAGATTGATACACGGATCAGGCAGCTTGAACGGACAAGGGAAGAATTTACAGTGGAAGATGTACTGGCTCAAAATGTCCTTGGAAGTGGAAAACCACAGTTTTATTTATTGCAGTATATCAATACGCAGATTGAACGGAAGCAGGAACTGAAGAAAGTAGGAATGGCTGCGGCCTACAAGAGTACCCGCTCGTCGTTGGCAAAATTTATAAGTCGCCCCGATGTGCGGATGTCGGAGGTTGATTTGGCGTTTGTCAGGAGATACGAGGATTTCCTGTATAGTAACGGTGCTTCCGGCAATACGATAAGTTATTATCTGCGCAACTTACGCTCTTTGTATAACCAGGCGATAGTGGACGGCTATCATCCCCGTGGCGAATATCCGTTTGCTAAAGCGCAGACCCGTCCGGCGAAGACTGTGAAACGCGCTTTGTCACGGAAGGATATGCAGATTCTGGCGGACTTGGATTTGACGAATGAACCGCAACTGGAGTTTGCCTGCGATTTGTATCTGTTTAGCTTTTATGCGCAGGGAATGGCTTTTGTTGATATTGTCCTTTTGAAGAAAGCCGATATTTGTAATGGTGTGCTGACCTATTACCGGCATAAGTCGAAACAGCTGATTCGTATAGTCGTATCTCCCCAAATGAAAGTTCTGATAGATAAATATGGGACAGAAAATGAGTATCTCTTTCCGATAATAAGTGGTGAATATGCTTCTGGATACAAACAGTACCGTTTGGCGTTGGGACGTATTAACCGTTATTTGAAGAGAATCGCTGTTGTGGCTGATATTAAAGTACCGTTGACGACATATACTGCACGCCATACCTGGGCTACCCTCGCACGTGACTATGGAGCTCCGGTTTCTGTGATTAGTGCCGGGCTTGGGCACACTTCGGAAGAAATGACACGCGTCTATTTAAAGGATTTCGATGTGTCCATGCTCAATCAGGTGAATAGTATGGTTACAAATTTATCTTAG